The Girardinichthys multiradiatus isolate DD_20200921_A chromosome 6, DD_fGirMul_XY1, whole genome shotgun sequence genome window below encodes:
- the pkn2a gene encoding serine/threonine-protein kinase N2 isoform X2, protein MAADSVQGDARAQLVAERLGLGHNLDLSDTMVQQKLDEIKEQIRREIRKELKIKEGAENLRKVTTDKKSLAYVDNMLKKSNKKVEELHQELQELNAHIVVKDPEELSECPLTPDTPSSEARTCTSNSRLAALKRQNDIELKVKQGAENMIQMYSNGSSKDRKLLAAAQQMLQDSKTKIEFIRMQILKASQATELSFESNDMMDKSIISPLDLRVEELCHHARIESAVAEGAKNVMKLLGSGKVTEKKAHSEAQARFTESSQKLDLLRYSLEQRLSELPKNHPRSSAIIEELSLMSSPALSPRSSIISTQNQYSTVTKPAALTGTLDVRLMGCQDLLENVPGRSKAAPSPLPGWSPSETRSSFISRANRNRGVSSRNLTKSEELSNEISAVLKLDNTVVGQTSWRPVSNQAWDQKFTLELDRSRELEISVYWRDWRSLCAVKFLRLEDFLDNQRHGMCLYLEPQGMLFAEVTFFNPVIERRPKLQRQKKIFSKQQGKTFPRAPQMNINIATWGRLMRRAIPNLSTNSFSPQAPEMGHGSLPGSPTPSSYPLVTKLDFDKEPTPGPKHYAAPDDVREPPAQNKMPNKDDVENALSEFNFLNKRISTVLEPDSDGVLEPEFQHPDLELTSIQKHTEIREEEQFHFSLQDFKCVAVLGRGHFGKVLLSEYKSTGEMFAIKALKKGDIVARDEVDSLMCEKRIFETVNSVRHPFLVNLFACFQTSEHVCFVMEYAAGGDLMMHIHADVFAEPRAVFYAACVVLGLQFLHDHKIVYRDLKLDNLLLDTEGYVKIADFGLCKEGMGFRDRTSTFCGTPEFLAPEVLTETSYTRAVDWWGLGVLIFEMLVGESPFPGDDEEEVFDSIVNDEVRYPRFLSTEAISIMRRLLRRSPERRLGAGERDAEEVKKHLFFRTMDWDGLLGKKVKPPFVPTIQGANDVSNFDDEFTSEAPILTPPREPRILSSDEQNLFSDFDYIADWC, encoded by the exons GTCACCACAGACAAGAAGAGCCTGGCTTATGTGGACAATATGCTGAAAAAATCTAACAAGAAGGTGGAGGAGCTTCATCAGGAGCTACAAGAACTAAACGCTCATATTGTGGTCAAAGACCCAGAAGAGCTATCAG AGTGCCCTTTAACCCCAGATACTCCAAGCAGTGAAGCAAGAACGTGCACAAGCAACAGCCGCCTGGCAGCATTAAAACGGCAGAATGACATTGAGCTGAAGGTGAAGCAGGGTGCCGAGAACATGATTCAGATGTACTCCAACGGCTCCTCCAAG GATCGCAAGTTACTCGCAGCTGCTCAGCAGATGCTTCAAGACAGCAAGACAAAGATTGAGTTCATCAGGATGCAGATCCTTAAGGCCAGTCAGGCCACTGAACTGAGCTTTGAGAGCAATGACATGATGG ACAAGTCCATCATCAGTCCTTTAGACCTGCGGGTGGAGGAGCTGTGTCACCATGCCAGGATAGAGTCTGCAGTGGCAGAGGGAGCCAAGAACGTCATGAAACTTCTGGGCTCTGGAAAAGTCACAGAAAAGAAAGCTCACTCAGAG GCTCAGGCTCGCTTTACTGAGTCCAGTCAAAAGCTCGACCTTCTGCGTTATTCGTTGGAACAGCGTCTCAGCGAGTTGCCAAAAAATCACCCCCGCAGCAGCGCCATCATAGAAGAGCTGTCTCTGATGTCCTCTCCAGCCCTTAGCCCCAGGTCCAGCATCATCTCCACGCAGAACCAGTACAGCACCGTAACCAAGCCTGCAGCACTTACAG GCACATTAGATGTCAGACTCATGGGCTGCCAAGACCTTCTGGAAAATGTCCCCGGCCGTTCCAAAGCAGCCCCGAGCCCACTGCCTGGCTGGAGCCCCAGCGAGACGCGCTCATCCTTCATTAGCCGTGCAAACAGAAACCGAGGTGTGAGCTCCAGGAACCTAACAAAGAGTGAAGAGCTTTCCA ATGAGATCAGCGCTGTCCTGAAGTTGGACAACACCGTGGTTGGACAGACGAGCTGGAGGCCCGTCAGCAACCAGGCCTGGGATCAGAAGTTTACACTGGAGCTGGATCGG TCTCGAGAGCTGGAGATCTCTGTGTACTGGCGCGACTGGCGTTCACTCTGTGCTGTCAAGTTCCTGAGGCTGGAGGACTTCCTGGACAACCAGCGTCATGGAATGTGTCTGTACCTGGAGCCACAAGGGATGCTGTTTGCCGAG gtgACATTTTTCAATCCGGTTATTGAGAGAAGACCAAAGCTGCAAAGACAAAAGAAGATTTTCTCTAAACAACAGG GTAAGACCTTCCCACGAGCCCCCCAGATGAACATCAACATCGCCACCTGGGGTCGGCTGATGAGAAGAGCCATACCCAACCTCAGCACCAACTCTTTCAGCCCCCAAGCTCCTGAGATGGGACACGGCAGCCTGCCTGGCTCCCCCACACCTAGCAG CTATCCGCTGGTGACCAAGCTGGATTTTGACAAAGAACCCACACCAGGACCCAAACATTACGCAGCACCTGATGATGTTAGAGAACCACCTGCACAGAATAAGATGCCCAACAAGGACGATGTGGAG AATGCACTAAGTGAATTCAACTTCCTCAACAAGAGAATTAGCACAGTCCTAGAACCGGACTCAGATGGGGTGCTGGAGCCAGAGTTCCAACATCCAGACCTGGAGCTCACGTCCATCCAGAAGCATACAGAGATAAG GGAGGAAGAGCAGTTCCACTTCAGTCTCCAAGATTTTAAATGTGTGGCAGTCCTTGGACGTGGTCACTTTGGAAAG gtGTTGTTATCTGAATACAAAAGCACAGGCGAGATGTTTGCCATTAAAGCTTTGAAGAAAGGAGACATTGTGGCTCGAGATGAGGTTGACAG TCTGATGTGCGAGAAGAGGATTTTTGAAACTGTCAACAGTGTCCGCCACCCCTTCCTGGTCAACCTGTTTGCCTGTTTCCAGACGTCggaacatgtttgttttgtgatgGAGTACGCAGCGGGAGGTGACCTGATGATGCACATCCACGCTGACGTGTTCGCTGAGCCCCGCGCCGT GTTTTATGCAGCATGTGTTGTTTTGGGATTACAGTTTTTACATGACCACAAGATTGTGTACAG AGATCTGAAGCTGGATAATCTGCTCCTGGACACGGAGGGATATGTGAAGATTGCTGACTTTGGGCTTTGCAAGGAAG GAATGGGTTTCAGGGACCGCACAAGCACGTTTTGTGGCACGCcagagtttttagctccagagGTTTTAACAGAAACGTCGTATACTCGCGCTGTGGACTGGTGGGGACTGGGTGTCCTTATCTTTGAGATGCTGGTCGGGGAG TCTCCATTTCCTGGTGACGATGAGGAGGAGGTGTTCGACAGCATTGTCAACGATGAAGTTCGCTACCCACGGTTCCTTTCCACCGAGGCCATCTCCATCATGAGGAGG CTTTTGAGGAGGAGCCCAGAGCGACGCCTGGGAGCAGGAGAAAGGGATGCAGAGGAAGTTAAGAAGCATCTATTCTTCAGG ACCATGGATTGGGACGGGTTGTTGGGCAAGAAGGTGAAGCCGCCGTTTGTGCCGACCATCCAGGGCGCCAACGACGTCAGCAACTTTGATGATGAATTTACATCAGAGGCGCCGATCTTAACCCCACCCAGAGAACCCCGAATTCTGAGCTCAGACGAGCAGAACCTGTTTTCTGACTTTGATTACATTGCTGACTGGTGTTAG
- the pkn2a gene encoding serine/threonine-protein kinase N2 isoform X1 codes for MRGLVCSTDLEMDLAEADGVVVVGDARAQLVAERLGLGHNLDLSDTMVQQKLDEIKEQIRREIRKELKIKEGAENLRKVTTDKKSLAYVDNMLKKSNKKVEELHQELQELNAHIVVKDPEELSECPLTPDTPSSEARTCTSNSRLAALKRQNDIELKVKQGAENMIQMYSNGSSKDRKLLAAAQQMLQDSKTKIEFIRMQILKASQATELSFESNDMMDKSIISPLDLRVEELCHHARIESAVAEGAKNVMKLLGSGKVTEKKAHSEAQARFTESSQKLDLLRYSLEQRLSELPKNHPRSSAIIEELSLMSSPALSPRSSIISTQNQYSTVTKPAALTGTLDVRLMGCQDLLENVPGRSKAAPSPLPGWSPSETRSSFISRANRNRGVSSRNLTKSEELSNEISAVLKLDNTVVGQTSWRPVSNQAWDQKFTLELDRSRELEISVYWRDWRSLCAVKFLRLEDFLDNQRHGMCLYLEPQGMLFAEVTFFNPVIERRPKLQRQKKIFSKQQGKTFPRAPQMNINIATWGRLMRRAIPNLSTNSFSPQAPEMGHGSLPGSPTPSSYPLVTKLDFDKEPTPGPKHYAAPDDVREPPAQNKMPNKDDVENALSEFNFLNKRISTVLEPDSDGVLEPEFQHPDLELTSIQKHTEIREEEQFHFSLQDFKCVAVLGRGHFGKVLLSEYKSTGEMFAIKALKKGDIVARDEVDSLMCEKRIFETVNSVRHPFLVNLFACFQTSEHVCFVMEYAAGGDLMMHIHADVFAEPRAVFYAACVVLGLQFLHDHKIVYRDLKLDNLLLDTEGYVKIADFGLCKEGMGFRDRTSTFCGTPEFLAPEVLTETSYTRAVDWWGLGVLIFEMLVGESPFPGDDEEEVFDSIVNDEVRYPRFLSTEAISIMRRLLRRSPERRLGAGERDAEEVKKHLFFRTMDWDGLLGKKVKPPFVPTIQGANDVSNFDDEFTSEAPILTPPREPRILSSDEQNLFSDFDYIADWC; via the exons GTCACCACAGACAAGAAGAGCCTGGCTTATGTGGACAATATGCTGAAAAAATCTAACAAGAAGGTGGAGGAGCTTCATCAGGAGCTACAAGAACTAAACGCTCATATTGTGGTCAAAGACCCAGAAGAGCTATCAG AGTGCCCTTTAACCCCAGATACTCCAAGCAGTGAAGCAAGAACGTGCACAAGCAACAGCCGCCTGGCAGCATTAAAACGGCAGAATGACATTGAGCTGAAGGTGAAGCAGGGTGCCGAGAACATGATTCAGATGTACTCCAACGGCTCCTCCAAG GATCGCAAGTTACTCGCAGCTGCTCAGCAGATGCTTCAAGACAGCAAGACAAAGATTGAGTTCATCAGGATGCAGATCCTTAAGGCCAGTCAGGCCACTGAACTGAGCTTTGAGAGCAATGACATGATGG ACAAGTCCATCATCAGTCCTTTAGACCTGCGGGTGGAGGAGCTGTGTCACCATGCCAGGATAGAGTCTGCAGTGGCAGAGGGAGCCAAGAACGTCATGAAACTTCTGGGCTCTGGAAAAGTCACAGAAAAGAAAGCTCACTCAGAG GCTCAGGCTCGCTTTACTGAGTCCAGTCAAAAGCTCGACCTTCTGCGTTATTCGTTGGAACAGCGTCTCAGCGAGTTGCCAAAAAATCACCCCCGCAGCAGCGCCATCATAGAAGAGCTGTCTCTGATGTCCTCTCCAGCCCTTAGCCCCAGGTCCAGCATCATCTCCACGCAGAACCAGTACAGCACCGTAACCAAGCCTGCAGCACTTACAG GCACATTAGATGTCAGACTCATGGGCTGCCAAGACCTTCTGGAAAATGTCCCCGGCCGTTCCAAAGCAGCCCCGAGCCCACTGCCTGGCTGGAGCCCCAGCGAGACGCGCTCATCCTTCATTAGCCGTGCAAACAGAAACCGAGGTGTGAGCTCCAGGAACCTAACAAAGAGTGAAGAGCTTTCCA ATGAGATCAGCGCTGTCCTGAAGTTGGACAACACCGTGGTTGGACAGACGAGCTGGAGGCCCGTCAGCAACCAGGCCTGGGATCAGAAGTTTACACTGGAGCTGGATCGG TCTCGAGAGCTGGAGATCTCTGTGTACTGGCGCGACTGGCGTTCACTCTGTGCTGTCAAGTTCCTGAGGCTGGAGGACTTCCTGGACAACCAGCGTCATGGAATGTGTCTGTACCTGGAGCCACAAGGGATGCTGTTTGCCGAG gtgACATTTTTCAATCCGGTTATTGAGAGAAGACCAAAGCTGCAAAGACAAAAGAAGATTTTCTCTAAACAACAGG GTAAGACCTTCCCACGAGCCCCCCAGATGAACATCAACATCGCCACCTGGGGTCGGCTGATGAGAAGAGCCATACCCAACCTCAGCACCAACTCTTTCAGCCCCCAAGCTCCTGAGATGGGACACGGCAGCCTGCCTGGCTCCCCCACACCTAGCAG CTATCCGCTGGTGACCAAGCTGGATTTTGACAAAGAACCCACACCAGGACCCAAACATTACGCAGCACCTGATGATGTTAGAGAACCACCTGCACAGAATAAGATGCCCAACAAGGACGATGTGGAG AATGCACTAAGTGAATTCAACTTCCTCAACAAGAGAATTAGCACAGTCCTAGAACCGGACTCAGATGGGGTGCTGGAGCCAGAGTTCCAACATCCAGACCTGGAGCTCACGTCCATCCAGAAGCATACAGAGATAAG GGAGGAAGAGCAGTTCCACTTCAGTCTCCAAGATTTTAAATGTGTGGCAGTCCTTGGACGTGGTCACTTTGGAAAG gtGTTGTTATCTGAATACAAAAGCACAGGCGAGATGTTTGCCATTAAAGCTTTGAAGAAAGGAGACATTGTGGCTCGAGATGAGGTTGACAG TCTGATGTGCGAGAAGAGGATTTTTGAAACTGTCAACAGTGTCCGCCACCCCTTCCTGGTCAACCTGTTTGCCTGTTTCCAGACGTCggaacatgtttgttttgtgatgGAGTACGCAGCGGGAGGTGACCTGATGATGCACATCCACGCTGACGTGTTCGCTGAGCCCCGCGCCGT GTTTTATGCAGCATGTGTTGTTTTGGGATTACAGTTTTTACATGACCACAAGATTGTGTACAG AGATCTGAAGCTGGATAATCTGCTCCTGGACACGGAGGGATATGTGAAGATTGCTGACTTTGGGCTTTGCAAGGAAG GAATGGGTTTCAGGGACCGCACAAGCACGTTTTGTGGCACGCcagagtttttagctccagagGTTTTAACAGAAACGTCGTATACTCGCGCTGTGGACTGGTGGGGACTGGGTGTCCTTATCTTTGAGATGCTGGTCGGGGAG TCTCCATTTCCTGGTGACGATGAGGAGGAGGTGTTCGACAGCATTGTCAACGATGAAGTTCGCTACCCACGGTTCCTTTCCACCGAGGCCATCTCCATCATGAGGAGG CTTTTGAGGAGGAGCCCAGAGCGACGCCTGGGAGCAGGAGAAAGGGATGCAGAGGAAGTTAAGAAGCATCTATTCTTCAGG ACCATGGATTGGGACGGGTTGTTGGGCAAGAAGGTGAAGCCGCCGTTTGTGCCGACCATCCAGGGCGCCAACGACGTCAGCAACTTTGATGATGAATTTACATCAGAGGCGCCGATCTTAACCCCACCCAGAGAACCCCGAATTCTGAGCTCAGACGAGCAGAACCTGTTTTCTGACTTTGATTACATTGCTGACTGGTGTTAG